One window from the genome of Flavobacterium agricola encodes:
- a CDS encoding FMN-binding glutamate synthase family protein codes for MSNKKVSLVARQVIWIITLGFLIGTLYLVIKHHAHWLFLTGPLLIFAVVVYDTFQTHHSITKNYPLVGRFRYLFESFRPEFRQYFFEGELDGKPFNRRQRSIVYQRAKNEKQTISFGMQDDPNRVGYEWAAHSVYPKHADSKTFRTLVGGKDCTKPYSASIFNISAMSYGALSKTAIMSLNKGAALGGFAHNSGEGGISDYHRKGGDLIWQIGTGYFGCRDEKGHFSPELFEERAKWDEVKMIELKLSQGAKPGHGGLLPAEKNTPEVAKIRTIKPGIAVHSPSSHTAFSDAKGLIQFIKKLRDLSGGKPVGFKICIGKESEFVDIVKAMKEADIYPDFITVDGAEGGTGAAPLEFIDYMGMALADALVFVNSTLQEFGIREQIKVFAAGKVISAFDLAKALSLGADACYSARGMMFALGCIQALQCDSGKCPVGIATQDKQLYKALDITDKQVRVANFHKNTLKALAEFIGACGFESHEQITPDVFYRKNDKGRNESFAHIYYKNNTNTKKNIVGDAFLNI; via the coding sequence ATGTCAAACAAAAAAGTTTCATTAGTTGCAAGGCAAGTTATTTGGATAATAACATTAGGGTTTTTAATTGGCACCTTATATCTTGTTATTAAACACCACGCGCACTGGTTATTTTTAACGGGCCCATTGCTGATTTTTGCAGTTGTTGTTTACGATACTTTTCAAACACATCACTCAATTACGAAAAATTACCCTTTAGTAGGGCGTTTTAGATATTTATTCGAATCATTCAGACCAGAATTTAGACAATACTTTTTTGAAGGTGAATTAGATGGTAAACCATTTAACCGCCGTCAACGTTCTATTGTATATCAAAGAGCGAAAAACGAAAAACAAACCATCTCATTTGGTATGCAAGACGATCCGAATCGTGTAGGTTACGAATGGGCAGCGCATTCTGTTTATCCAAAACATGCAGATTCTAAAACTTTCCGCACCTTAGTTGGTGGTAAAGATTGTACAAAACCTTACTCGGCTAGTATTTTTAATATTAGTGCAATGAGTTATGGTGCCTTAAGTAAAACGGCAATTATGTCATTAAACAAAGGTGCTGCATTAGGCGGTTTTGCTCACAACTCAGGAGAAGGTGGAATTTCTGATTACCACAGAAAAGGTGGTGATTTAATATGGCAAATTGGTACTGGGTATTTTGGTTGTAGAGATGAAAAAGGTCATTTCTCACCAGAATTATTCGAAGAAAGAGCGAAATGGGATGAAGTTAAAATGATTGAACTTAAATTATCTCAAGGTGCTAAACCAGGTCACGGAGGTTTATTACCTGCTGAAAAAAACACCCCAGAAGTTGCAAAAATCAGAACAATTAAACCAGGAATTGCAGTGCATTCACCATCATCGCACACTGCGTTTTCTGATGCAAAAGGTTTAATTCAATTCATTAAAAAATTAAGAGATTTATCAGGTGGTAAACCGGTAGGTTTTAAAATATGTATTGGTAAAGAAAGTGAATTTGTGGACATTGTAAAAGCCATGAAAGAAGCTGACATTTATCCAGATTTTATTACCGTTGACGGTGCCGAAGGTGGTACAGGAGCAGCTCCTTTAGAATTTATTGATTACATGGGAATGGCATTGGCTGATGCTTTGGTTTTTGTTAATTCTACTTTACAAGAATTCGGAATTAGAGAACAAATTAAAGTATTTGCAGCAGGTAAAGTAATTTCTGCTTTTGATTTAGCTAAAGCTTTATCATTGGGTGCAGATGCATGTTATTCAGCACGCGGAATGATGTTTGCCTTAGGTTGTATTCAAGCCTTACAATGTGATAGCGGAAAATGTCCCGTAGGTATTGCAACGCAAGACAAACAATTGTACAAAGCATTAGATATTACTGATAAGCAAGTACGTGTAGCTAATTTCCATAAAAACACATTAAAAGCTTTAGCAGAATTTATCGGAGCTTGTGGATTTGAATCGCACGAACAAATTACACCAGATGTTTTTTATAGAAAAAATGATAAAGGTAGAAACGAAAGTTTTGCACACATTTACTATAAAAACAACACCAATACGAAAAAAAATATTGTAGGTGATGCTTTTTTAAACATCTAA
- a CDS encoding 3-oxoacyl-ACP synthase III family protein → MAVKIIGTGSYIPEVIVTNKEFAQHVFLQENGNNIAMDNETIARKFKAITGIDERRYAANDQNTSDLAFYAAETAIADSGIDPETLDYIIVAHNFGDVQHKKIQSDTVPSIAARVKHKLQIKNPRCVAYDLLFGCPGWVEGMIQANAFINAGIAKRCLIIGAETLSRVVDMHDRDSMIYADGSGAVVIDNLPDEKGGILSHNSASFTYEEANFLFFGKSYNTDHCESTRYIKMFGRKIYEFALTNVPIAMKECFDKSGHDIKDLKKIIIHQANEKMDEAIVQRFYELYNTTMPELIMPMSIQFLGNSSVATIPTLFDLILKNQKEEHNFTKGDVILFASVGAGMNVNAITYQI, encoded by the coding sequence ATGGCAGTAAAAATTATAGGAACCGGATCATACATTCCAGAAGTAATTGTTACCAATAAAGAATTTGCACAACATGTGTTTTTGCAAGAAAATGGCAATAACATAGCAATGGATAACGAAACCATAGCACGTAAATTTAAAGCAATTACCGGAATTGATGAACGTAGATATGCAGCAAATGACCAAAACACATCTGACCTTGCTTTTTATGCAGCCGAAACTGCAATTGCAGATTCAGGAATTGATCCCGAAACTTTAGATTATATTATTGTAGCACACAACTTTGGTGATGTGCAACATAAAAAAATTCAATCAGATACTGTGCCAAGCATTGCTGCACGAGTTAAACATAAGCTACAAATCAAAAATCCTAGATGTGTGGCCTATGATTTACTTTTTGGATGTCCTGGCTGGGTTGAAGGCATGATTCAAGCAAATGCATTTATTAATGCCGGCATTGCGAAGCGATGTTTAATAATTGGTGCCGAAACCTTATCTCGTGTGGTGGATATGCACGATCGTGATAGTATGATTTATGCTGACGGATCTGGAGCGGTTGTAATAGATAACCTACCAGACGAAAAAGGCGGTATTTTAAGCCATAATTCTGCTTCTTTTACCTATGAGGAAGCTAACTTTTTATTTTTTGGTAAATCGTACAATACTGATCATTGTGAATCTACTCGCTATATCAAAATGTTTGGACGTAAAATTTACGAATTTGCATTAACAAATGTTCCAATTGCTATGAAGGAATGTTTTGACAAAAGCGGGCACGATATAAAAGATTTAAAAAAGATCATCATTCATCAAGCCAATGAAAAAATGGACGAAGCTATTGTACAACGCTTTTATGAATTGTACAACACAACAATGCCAGAACTTATAATGCCAATGAGCATCCAGTTCTTAGGAAATAGCTCGGTAGCAACCATTCCTACTTTGTTTGATTTAATATTAAAAAACCAGAAAGAAGAACATAATTTCACCAAAGGTGATGTAATTCTTTTTGCAAGCGTTGGTGCCGGAATGAATGTCAATGCGATAACCTATCAAATATAG
- the rplT gene encoding 50S ribosomal protein L20, whose protein sequence is MPRSVNKVASRARRKKVLKLAKGYFGRRKNVWTVAKNAVEKALQYAYRDRKQKKRNFRSLWIMRINAGARLHGMSYSQFMGKVKANNIDLNRKVLADLAMNHPEAFAAVVNKVK, encoded by the coding sequence ATGCCAAGATCAGTAAATAAAGTTGCTTCAAGAGCAAGAAGAAAAAAAGTATTAAAACTTGCCAAAGGTTACTTTGGAAGACGTAAAAACGTTTGGACAGTTGCTAAAAACGCTGTTGAAAAAGCATTACAATATGCTTACCGCGATAGAAAACAAAAGAAAAGAAATTTCCGTTCATTATGGATTATGCGTATTAACGCTGGTGCACGTTTACACGGAATGTCTTATTCTCAATTCATGGGTAAAGTTAAAGCGAATAACATCGATTTAAACCGTAAGGTTTTAGCTGATTTAGCTATGAACCACCCTGAAGCTTTCGCAGCAGTTGTAAATAAAGTAAAATAA
- the rpmI gene encoding 50S ribosomal protein L35, which produces MPKMKTKSSAKKRFQVTGSGKIKRKHAFKSHILTKKSKKRKLALTHSGLVHQSDEKSVKQQLRLI; this is translated from the coding sequence ATGCCTAAAATGAAAACTAAATCTAGTGCTAAGAAACGCTTTCAAGTTACTGGCTCTGGAAAGATCAAAAGAAAACACGCTTTTAAAAGTCACATTTTAACAAAAAAATCTAAAAAGCGTAAATTAGCTTTAACTCACTCTGGATTGGTTCACCAATCTGACGAGAAAAGCGTTAAACAACAATTACGTTTAATCTAA
- the infC gene encoding translation initiation factor IF-3: MRNNGGRPREEKKELHKTNQAIRVPEVRLVGDNVEPGVYKTSQALQMAEEQGLDLVEISPNAVPPVCKIADYGKFLYEAKKRDKMLKAKSTQIVVKEIRFGPQTDEHDYEFKRKNAEKFLKDGAKLKAFVFFKGRSIIFKEQGQILLLKLAQDLEEFGKVEAMPVLEGKRMIMYIAPKKKK, from the coding sequence ATCAGAAACAATGGAGGGAGACCTCGTGAAGAAAAAAAGGAACTACACAAAACGAATCAAGCTATTCGCGTTCCTGAAGTTAGATTAGTTGGTGATAATGTTGAACCAGGAGTGTACAAAACTTCTCAAGCATTACAAATGGCTGAGGAGCAAGGGCTGGATTTAGTTGAAATTTCGCCTAACGCAGTACCACCGGTTTGTAAAATCGCTGACTACGGAAAATTTTTATACGAAGCAAAGAAGAGAGATAAAATGCTTAAAGCAAAATCTACTCAAATTGTAGTAAAAGAAATCCGTTTTGGACCTCAGACAGACGAGCACGACTACGAATTTAAAAGAAAGAATGCAGAGAAATTTTTAAAGGATGGTGCTAAATTAAAAGCATTTGTTTTCTTTAAAGGGCGTTCTATTATTTTTAAAGAACAAGGGCAAATTTTATTATTAAAATTAGCTCAGGATTTGGAAGAGTTTGGAAAAGTAGAAGCTATGCCTGTTTTAGAAGGGAAACGTATGATTATGTACATTGCCCCTAAAAAGAAAAAATAA
- the thrS gene encoding threonine--tRNA ligase: MIKITLPDGSVKEFASGITPMEVAKSISEGLARNVISASFNGTTVETTTELTTDGALILYTWNDVNGKKAFWHSTSHVMAQAIQELFPNAKLTIGPAIDNGFYYDIDFGEDKISDADFKKIEDRVLEISKEKHDFVMRSATKAEALELYKDNPYKTELITNLEDGTITFCDHATFTDLCRGGHIPNTGIIKAVKILNIAGAYWRGDEKNKQLTRVYGISFPKQKELTEYLELLEEAKRRDHRKLGKELELFHFSQKVGQGLPLWLPKGAALRDRLEQFLRKAQKKAGYEQVVTPHIGSKELYVTSGHYAKYGADSFQPIHTPAEGEEFLLKPMNCPHHCEIYNAKPWSYKDLPKRYAEFGTVYRYEQSGELHGLTRVRGFTQDDAHIFCTPEQLDAEFKNVIDLVLYVFGSLGFDNFTAQVSVRDLSNPDKYIGSVENWEKAEQAIINAAKDKGLNYVIESGEAAFYGPKLDFMVKDALGRSWQLGTIQVDYNLPERFDLSYKGADNQLHRPVMIHRAPFGSMERFIAILLENTAGNFPLWLMPEQVAILSLSEKYENYAKKVLNLLENHEIRAVVDNRNETIGKKIREAEVSKIPYMLILGEEEEKNNTISVRKHGDAGKTNETMTVEAFAALINDEVNKSLKQF; encoded by the coding sequence ATGATCAAGATTACATTGCCGGATGGTTCGGTTAAGGAGTTTGCTTCTGGAATTACTCCTATGGAAGTTGCCAAGAGCATCAGTGAAGGATTGGCTAGAAACGTTATTTCTGCATCTTTTAATGGTACAACTGTGGAAACAACCACCGAATTAACCACGGACGGTGCTCTTATTTTATATACATGGAATGACGTAAATGGTAAAAAAGCATTTTGGCATTCAACTTCTCACGTTATGGCACAAGCAATTCAAGAGCTTTTTCCAAACGCAAAATTAACTATCGGACCTGCTATTGATAATGGGTTTTATTATGATATTGATTTTGGAGAAGATAAAATTTCTGATGCTGATTTTAAAAAAATCGAAGATCGCGTATTAGAAATTTCTAAAGAAAAACATGATTTTGTAATGCGTTCTGCAACTAAAGCAGAAGCTTTAGAATTATATAAAGATAATCCGTATAAAACGGAATTAATTACCAATTTAGAAGACGGTACTATAACATTTTGTGACCACGCAACGTTTACAGATTTATGTCGTGGCGGGCACATTCCAAATACCGGAATTATTAAAGCGGTTAAAATTTTAAATATTGCGGGTGCTTATTGGCGTGGTGACGAAAAAAATAAACAATTAACACGTGTTTATGGTATTTCGTTCCCGAAACAAAAAGAATTAACCGAGTATTTAGAATTATTAGAAGAGGCAAAACGTCGCGATCACCGTAAATTAGGTAAAGAATTAGAATTGTTTCACTTTTCACAAAAAGTAGGGCAAGGTTTACCTTTATGGTTGCCAAAAGGTGCTGCATTACGCGACCGTTTGGAGCAATTTTTACGTAAAGCTCAGAAAAAAGCAGGTTACGAGCAAGTAGTTACGCCACATATTGGTAGTAAAGAATTGTATGTAACTTCAGGGCATTATGCAAAATATGGTGCTGATTCGTTTCAGCCAATTCACACACCAGCAGAAGGGGAGGAATTTTTATTAAAACCAATGAACTGCCCACATCACTGTGAAATTTATAACGCAAAACCATGGTCGTACAAAGATTTACCTAAGCGTTATGCAGAATTCGGAACGGTTTACCGTTACGAACAATCAGGTGAATTACATGGGTTAACACGTGTTCGTGGTTTTACTCAAGACGATGCACACATTTTCTGTACGCCAGAACAATTAGATGCTGAATTTAAAAATGTTATTGATTTAGTACTTTATGTATTTGGATCATTAGGATTTGATAATTTTACGGCTCAGGTTTCTGTTCGAGATTTATCTAATCCAGATAAATATATCGGATCAGTTGAAAACTGGGAAAAAGCAGAACAAGCAATTATAAATGCAGCCAAAGATAAAGGATTGAATTATGTAATTGAATCTGGTGAAGCTGCTTTTTACGGTCCTAAATTAGACTTTATGGTTAAAGATGCTTTAGGACGTAGCTGGCAATTAGGAACTATTCAGGTAGATTACAATTTACCAGAGCGTTTTGATTTGTCGTACAAAGGTGCCGATAACCAATTGCACCGTCCGGTAATGATTCACCGTGCACCGTTCGGATCAATGGAACGTTTTATAGCAATTTTATTAGAAAATACAGCAGGAAATTTCCCACTTTGGTTAATGCCTGAGCAAGTTGCCATATTATCTTTAAGTGAGAAATATGAAAATTATGCTAAAAAAGTTTTAAATTTGCTAGAAAATCACGAAATTCGCGCCGTAGTTGATAACAGAAACGAAACGATAGGTAAAAAAATTCGTGAAGCTGAAGTAAGCAAAATACCATATATGCTTATTTTAGGTGAAGAAGAAGAGAAAAATAATACCATTTCTGTTAGAAAACACGGAGATGCTGGTAAGACCAATGAAACGATGACAGTTGAAGCTTTTGCAGCTTTAATTAACGATGAAGTAAATAAGTCTTTAAAGCAATTTTAA
- the rlmF gene encoding 23S rRNA (adenine(1618)-N(6))-methyltransferase RlmF produces the protein MHPRNKNIQDYNLDKLVQVVPELSKHIITSKTGKPTVAFANPDAVRLLNKALLLHDYQLEFWTIAKTNLCPPVPGRADYIHYVADVLAENSGEIPTGKRVKILDIGTGASLIYPIIGVTTYNWEFVCSEVDKASITNVNMIIERNKILKQNVTVRLQDNKRNILKGVLLPGEYYDFVICNPPFYKSKEEATFQNNKKSTNLGLKTNGKATPNFSGQNNELWYEGGEKAFITNMIYESVHFKGQSLWFSSLVSNKDSLKTLNIHLKKVNVKESRIIEMKQGNKISRILLWNF, from the coding sequence ATGCATCCAAGAAATAAAAACATTCAGGATTATAATTTAGACAAATTAGTTCAGGTTGTTCCTGAACTTAGTAAACATATTATTACAAGTAAAACAGGAAAACCAACGGTTGCTTTTGCAAACCCCGACGCTGTACGTTTGTTAAACAAGGCGCTGTTGTTACACGATTACCAATTAGAATTTTGGACCATTGCTAAAACAAATTTATGCCCTCCGGTACCAGGCAGAGCAGATTACATACATTATGTTGCAGATGTTTTGGCTGAAAATAGCGGAGAAATTCCGACCGGAAAACGCGTGAAAATTTTAGATATTGGAACCGGAGCAAGTTTAATTTACCCGATTATTGGGGTAACAACTTATAATTGGGAATTTGTTTGCAGCGAGGTAGATAAAGCATCTATTACCAATGTAAACATGATTATAGAACGTAATAAGATTTTAAAACAAAACGTAACCGTTAGGTTGCAAGATAACAAACGTAATATTTTAAAGGGCGTGCTTTTACCAGGTGAATATTACGATTTTGTAATTTGTAATCCGCCATTTTATAAATCTAAAGAAGAAGCAACATTTCAGAACAACAAAAAATCTACCAACTTAGGGCTTAAAACCAACGGAAAAGCAACACCAAACTTTTCGGGGCAAAACAACGAGTTGTGGTACGAAGGCGGAGAAAAAGCTTTTATTACCAATATGATTTATGAAAGCGTACATTTTAAAGGACAATCCTTATGGTTTTCTTCTTTAGTTTCTAACAAAGATTCTTTAAAAACATTAAACATTCATTTAAAGAAAGTAAACGTAAAAGAATCGCGTATCATAGAAATGAAACAAGGCAATAAAATTTCGAGAATTTTACTGTGGAATTTTTAA
- the secDF gene encoding protein translocase subunit SecDF, translating into MQNKGLIKFIAIVFALVSIYQLSFTFIADKVEADAKKFADGNPQKEFQYLDSIGNQNVFLGHTYNDVKGKKVKKGLDLEGGINVVLQVNQKDILKNLSNQSTNAVFNKSLADAQTNREGNQSFLDAFYIAFEKNSNGSIKLASPEIFSNRTLPEVTFDMSNSQVKSILEKKIDEAVESSYRVLRERIDKFGVSSPNIQKVGNSGRILVELPGAKNIDEIKQLLQSTAQLEFWETYKFEEVSNFLLATNELLKKDNAVVAEEVVVDSAALASSKVDQLLSAASKSEELTAEEQALNNEPFFKLLQPLAYEGSSIVGIAATKDTAKVNAILKRQDVRNLLPSQLRFTKFVWGKISDKDPLNVQLYALKGNRANQAPLTGNVVIDAADTFDQFSRPAVSMQMNSEGAKAWEELTGKVSSQRNAIAIVLDNTVYSAPGVSSGPIAGGRSEITGDFSIQETKIMANILKSGKMPASADIVQSEIVGPSLGQQAIDYGILSAVIGLVAVAAWMVFYYGKAGWYANIALIINLLLLFGILASLGSVLTLPGIAGIVLTMGTAVDANIIIFERAKEELRAGKSLNEAVQSSYSWGGAMRAIADANITHILTGLILFFFGTGPIKGFATTLLIGIFTSLFTAIFIARIFIDRDVYKNRALNFCTSITKNWFTNFHFDFIKVKKITYGLSALMVAVSCISFAVNGFDEGVDFVGGRTFQVRFDEPVNSTEIAEKLIADFGVNVEVKQFGGPEQMRIITKYKVDDESSTVDQEVNHILYDGLKGFYKEPISYDEFIKPVEGSLLGVVQASKVSATVSNDIKADSVIAVVGSMVVVFLYLFLSFRKWQYSLGAVASVVHDVIFVLGAYSLLYKYMPFHMEIDQHFIAAILTVIGYSMNDTVIVFDRVREFILGKTKGNFNKIVNDSVNTTLSRTINTSLTLIVVLLIMFIFGGDSIRGFVFAMLIGIIVGTYSSLFLATPILVDTMPKKDKKEIERLHAESNVEA; encoded by the coding sequence GACATTTTAAAAAATTTGTCAAATCAATCAACTAATGCTGTTTTTAACAAGTCATTAGCTGATGCACAAACAAACCGTGAAGGAAATCAATCGTTTTTAGATGCTTTTTATATTGCATTCGAAAAAAATTCTAATGGTTCTATAAAATTAGCTTCTCCAGAAATTTTCTCGAACAGAACGTTACCTGAGGTTACTTTTGATATGAGTAACTCACAAGTAAAATCTATTTTAGAGAAAAAAATTGACGAAGCTGTAGAAAGTTCATACCGCGTTTTACGCGAACGTATTGACAAGTTTGGTGTATCTTCTCCAAACATTCAAAAAGTTGGAAACTCAGGTCGTATTTTAGTTGAATTACCAGGAGCTAAAAATATTGACGAGATTAAACAATTATTACAATCTACTGCGCAGTTAGAATTCTGGGAAACGTATAAATTTGAAGAAGTTTCTAACTTTTTATTAGCTACAAACGAATTATTAAAGAAAGATAACGCTGTTGTTGCAGAAGAAGTTGTTGTTGATTCAGCAGCTTTAGCTTCATCAAAAGTAGATCAGTTGTTAAGTGCTGCTTCTAAATCTGAAGAATTAACTGCGGAAGAACAAGCTTTAAACAACGAACCATTCTTTAAATTACTTCAACCATTAGCTTACGAAGGTTCTTCTATTGTTGGTATTGCAGCAACAAAAGATACAGCTAAAGTAAATGCTATATTGAAACGTCAAGATGTACGTAATTTATTACCATCTCAATTACGTTTTACTAAATTTGTTTGGGGTAAAATTTCAGATAAAGATCCGTTAAACGTTCAACTATATGCATTAAAAGGAAACCGTGCTAACCAAGCACCGTTAACTGGTAATGTTGTTATTGATGCGGCAGATACGTTTGACCAATTTTCGCGTCCGGCGGTTTCTATGCAAATGAACAGCGAAGGAGCAAAAGCATGGGAAGAATTAACAGGTAAAGTTTCATCACAACGTAACGCAATTGCTATTGTTTTAGACAACACGGTATATTCGGCTCCAGGAGTAAGTTCAGGACCAATTGCTGGTGGTCGTTCAGAAATTACTGGTGATTTTTCTATTCAAGAAACAAAAATTATGGCCAATATCTTAAAATCTGGTAAAATGCCAGCATCTGCAGATATTGTTCAGTCTGAAATTGTAGGTCCATCATTAGGACAACAAGCAATTGATTACGGTATTTTATCAGCTGTAATTGGTTTAGTTGCTGTTGCAGCTTGGATGGTGTTTTACTACGGTAAAGCAGGTTGGTATGCAAACATTGCATTAATCATCAACTTACTTTTATTATTTGGTATTTTAGCATCTTTAGGTTCTGTTTTAACATTACCAGGTATTGCAGGTATTGTTTTAACAATGGGTACTGCGGTAGATGCCAACATTATTATATTTGAACGTGCGAAAGAAGAATTGCGTGCTGGTAAATCGTTAAACGAAGCAGTACAATCTTCATACAGCTGGGGTGGCGCAATGCGCGCAATTGCCGATGCAAATATTACTCACATTTTAACTGGTTTAATTTTATTCTTTTTCGGAACAGGACCAATTAAAGGTTTCGCAACTACATTATTAATCGGTATTTTCACCTCTTTATTTACAGCCATTTTTATTGCTCGTATTTTTATTGACCGTGATGTTTATAAAAACCGTGCATTAAACTTCTGTACATCAATTACTAAAAACTGGTTTACAAACTTCCATTTCGACTTTATAAAAGTTAAGAAAATCACTTACGGACTTTCAGCTTTAATGGTTGCGGTTTCTTGTATTTCTTTCGCAGTAAATGGTTTTGACGAAGGTGTTGATTTTGTTGGAGGACGTACATTCCAAGTTCGTTTTGACGAGCCAGTAAATTCAACAGAAATTGCTGAGAAATTAATTGCTGATTTTGGTGTAAACGTTGAGGTTAAACAATTTGGTGGACCAGAACAAATGCGTATCATTACGAAATATAAAGTTGATGACGAAAGTTCAACAGTTGACCAAGAAGTTAACCATATTTTATATGACGGATTAAAAGGTTTTTATAAAGAACCAATTTCGTACGATGAATTCATTAAACCGGTAGAAGGTTCTTTATTAGGAGTTGTACAAGCATCAAAAGTTTCTGCAACGGTATCGAATGATATTAAAGCAGATTCTGTTATTGCAGTTGTAGGTTCTATGGTTGTTGTATTCTTGTACTTATTCCTTTCGTTCAGAAAATGGCAATATTCATTAGGAGCTGTTGCATCGGTTGTTCATGACGTAATTTTCGTTTTAGGAGCTTACTCGTTATTGTACAAATACATGCCGTTCCATATGGAAATTGACCAACATTTTATTGCAGCTATTTTAACTGTAATTGGTTATTCGATGAACGATACCGTAATTGTATTTGACCGTGTTCGTGAGTTTATTTTAGGTAAAACAAAAGGTAACTTTAACAAAATTGTTAACGACTCGGTAAACACAACTTTATCTAGAACAATCAATACATCATTAACATTAATCGTGGTTTTATTAATCATGTTTATTTTTGGTGGAGATTCAATTCGCGGATTCGTTTTCGCTATGTTAATCGGTATTATTGTAGGTACTTATTCTTCATTATTCTTAGCAACGCCTATCTTAGTTGATACAATGCCTAAGAAAGATAAAAAAGAAATTGAACGCTTACATGCTGAATCTAACGTTGAAGCATAA